Proteins from a genomic interval of Candidatus Dormiibacterota bacterium:
- a CDS encoding PhoH family protein has protein sequence MKKIYVLDTNVLLHDPNAIYSFEDNEIVIPLTVIEEVDGQKRRQDEVGRHARLIAHYFDELRAKGKLSEGVALKYGGTLRVVLTHESTAHLPEDLDPKKADNQVIALTLQLKAESNGTPVILVSKDINVRVKADALNLQAQDYETDKMVLKEEDLYDGMTTLTVAPEDIETFTKTNVYQPSNGQLYFNQFVHFKSVNGTKSSALGRYDAAAGHVVGLATIKKEIWGIQPKNLGQRFAFDILLDDRIPFVTMTGQAGTGKTLLALAAGLNKVLDQHKYRRLLVTRPVIPMGKDVGYLPGDKDEKLRPWMQPIYDNLEYLMGCIYKEQMAADMIRHIQDKGLFEAEALTYIRGRSIPQQFIIVDEAQNLTPHEVKTIVSRAGEGTKIVLTGDPNQIDHPYLDFRSNGLCYAIEKFKNNPLAGHVTLTKGQRSELAELAAKLL, from the coding sequence ATGAAGAAGATCTACGTGCTCGACACGAACGTCCTGCTGCACGATCCAAACGCGATCTACTCCTTCGAAGACAACGAGATCGTCATCCCGCTGACCGTCATCGAGGAGGTCGATGGGCAGAAGCGCCGGCAGGACGAGGTGGGGCGGCACGCCCGCCTGATCGCCCACTACTTCGACGAGCTTCGCGCCAAGGGAAAACTCTCCGAGGGCGTCGCCCTCAAATACGGCGGCACGCTGCGGGTGGTGTTGACACACGAGAGTACGGCCCACTTGCCGGAGGACCTCGACCCAAAGAAGGCCGACAACCAGGTCATTGCGCTGACGCTGCAGCTGAAGGCCGAGAGCAACGGCACGCCCGTGATCCTGGTCAGCAAAGACATCAACGTCCGGGTGAAGGCCGATGCCCTCAACCTCCAGGCGCAGGATTACGAGACCGACAAGATGGTGCTCAAGGAGGAGGATCTCTACGACGGCATGACGACGCTGACGGTGGCGCCGGAAGACATCGAGACCTTCACCAAGACGAATGTCTACCAGCCGTCCAACGGTCAGCTCTACTTCAACCAGTTCGTTCACTTCAAGTCGGTGAACGGCACGAAGTCGAGCGCGCTGGGCCGGTATGACGCGGCGGCCGGTCACGTGGTGGGACTCGCCACGATCAAGAAGGAAATCTGGGGGATTCAACCGAAGAACCTCGGTCAGCGCTTCGCGTTCGACATCCTGCTCGACGACCGGATCCCATTTGTCACCATGACCGGCCAGGCCGGCACCGGGAAGACGCTGCTCGCTCTTGCGGCCGGGCTGAACAAGGTGCTCGACCAGCACAAGTACCGGCGGCTGCTGGTCACACGGCCGGTGATCCCCATGGGCAAAGATGTCGGCTACCTTCCCGGGGACAAGGACGAGAAGCTGCGGCCCTGGATGCAGCCGATCTACGACAACCTCGAGTACCTGATGGGCTGCATCTACAAGGAGCAGATGGCCGCGGACATGATCCGGCACATCCAGGACAAGGGCCTGTTCGAAGCCGAGGCGCTCACCTATATTCGCGGCCGGAGCATCCCGCAGCAATTCATCATCGTCGACGAGGCACAAAATCTCACGCCGCACGAGGTCAAGACGATCGTGTCGCGAGCCGGCGAGGGGACCAAGATCGTCCTCACCGGCGATCCCAACCAGATCGACCATCCCTACCTCGACTTCCGCAGCAATGGCCTCTGCTACGCGATCGAGAAGTTCAAGAACAATCCACTGGCCGGCCACGTCACCCTGACCAAGGGCCAAAGGTCGGAACTCGCGGAGCTTGCTGCGAAATTGCTGTAA
- a CDS encoding pseudouridine synthase yields MAARRKADQLIASGQVQVNGTPAIAGQQVTPGVDQVTVDGRAVEPVSASTYLMMNKPIGVLTSVGDDRGRPTVVDRLLAGGARVFPVGRLDLDSRGLVLLTDDGELAGRLMHPRYHVEKEYRVVVRGRPGDDAFRRLSEGMVVRGERFEPAQVKVLDREGADARLSMVLREGRKREVRRLWQALGHPVLDLQRVRIDGLELGDLAEGTVRPLRSDEVARLKTAAGL; encoded by the coding sequence GTGGCGGCCCGGCGGAAGGCCGACCAGCTGATCGCCTCGGGACAGGTACAGGTGAACGGCACGCCGGCGATCGCGGGTCAGCAGGTCACCCCGGGGGTCGATCAGGTCACCGTCGATGGCCGGGCGGTCGAACCGGTTTCGGCGTCGACCTACCTGATGATGAACAAACCGATCGGCGTCTTGACCAGCGTCGGCGACGACCGCGGCCGGCCGACCGTGGTGGACCGCCTATTAGCCGGAGGGGCGCGGGTCTTCCCGGTTGGGCGTCTCGATCTCGACAGCCGAGGGCTGGTGTTGCTGACCGATGACGGCGAGCTGGCGGGACGCCTCATGCACCCCCGCTACCATGTCGAAAAGGAGTACCGCGTCGTGGTCAGGGGCCGGCCCGGTGATGACGCATTCCGGCGGCTCTCGGAGGGGATGGTCGTGAGAGGGGAGCGATTCGAGCCGGCCCAGGTGAAAGTGCTCGACCGCGAGGGTGCCGACGCCCGGCTGTCGATGGTCCTGCGCGAGGGCCGCAAGCGCGAAGTGCGCCGCCTCTGGCAGGCGCTGGGCCATCCCGTGCTCGACTTGCAGCGCGTGCGTATCGATGGGCTCGAGCTTGGCGACCTTGCCGAGGGCACCGTGCGCCCACTTCGCTCCGATGAGGTGGCGCGCTTGAAGACGGCGGCGGGACTCTAG
- the cmk gene encoding (d)CMP kinase, whose product MIIAIDGPAGSGKTTIGRMVAETLGFALVDTGLFYRAVTVEARRRGIAAGDVPALITMLGELRIEINTSPSAGRTAPLLSIDGRDISREAHDPAIAGELSRISGIPDVRRMLIEPQRHAARSDAVILGRDIGTVIFPDADAKFFFTAPAAERVARRRRELDQARGSATPDALLEQEIEGRDRADQEREVAPLRPATDAIIVATEGKSVGQVFDEVMARLPKH is encoded by the coding sequence GTGATCATCGCGATCGACGGTCCAGCAGGGTCCGGAAAAACCACCATCGGTCGAATGGTGGCCGAGACGTTGGGATTCGCGCTCGTCGACACCGGTCTCTTCTATCGCGCCGTCACCGTCGAAGCGCGGCGCCGCGGTATCGCCGCCGGCGACGTCCCCGCGCTCATCACGATGTTGGGTGAGCTGCGGATCGAGATCAATACCTCGCCATCCGCGGGCCGCACCGCCCCGCTGCTCTCGATCGATGGACGGGACATCAGCCGCGAGGCGCACGATCCGGCGATTGCCGGCGAGCTCTCGCGCATTTCCGGGATCCCCGACGTGCGCCGGATGTTGATCGAGCCGCAGCGGCACGCCGCCCGGAGCGATGCCGTGATCCTGGGCCGTGACATCGGAACCGTCATCTTTCCCGACGCGGACGCGAAATTCTTTTTCACCGCGCCGGCCGCGGAGCGGGTCGCGCGGCGCCGCCGCGAGTTAGATCAAGCGCGCGGCAGTGCGACGCCGGACGCGCTGCTCGAGCAGGAAATCGAAGGCCGGGACCGCGCCGATCAGGAACGCGAAGTTGCGCCGTTGCGCCCGGCAACCGATGCTATAATCGTCGCGACTGAGGGCAAGTCGGTCGGTCAGGTGTTTGACGAAGTGATGGCCCGGCTGCCGAAGCACTGA
- a CDS encoding lysophospholipid acyltransferase family protein, whose amino-acid sequence MSYSFLTGLARLLTRILLGSKFHLSGTANVPRSGPLLIVSNHVGGVDPAIIGGWTPRPVWFMAKAELFKGSWAWLMRAYHAFPVVRHSPDRTALRRAFGLLKEGSAVVLFPEGHRSEDARLLRAEPGAGFVARRSGAPLVPIAITGTQNVLGRHSTILRRADVAMTFGEPFRLPERNRDGSPMDHQQTADYLMTKIAELLPLEYQGEYASSSTPRTAQA is encoded by the coding sequence TTGAGCTATTCCTTCCTTACTGGTCTTGCACGGCTCCTAACCCGAATCCTTCTCGGATCAAAATTCCACCTCAGCGGTACGGCGAACGTACCGCGCTCCGGCCCGCTCTTGATCGTGTCGAACCACGTGGGCGGCGTCGATCCGGCGATCATCGGCGGCTGGACGCCCCGCCCGGTCTGGTTCATGGCGAAGGCCGAGCTCTTCAAAGGCAGTTGGGCCTGGTTGATGCGCGCCTACCACGCCTTTCCGGTCGTGCGCCATTCGCCTGACCGCACGGCGCTGCGCCGAGCCTTCGGTCTGTTGAAAGAAGGGTCGGCCGTCGTGCTCTTCCCCGAGGGCCACCGCTCCGAGGATGCCCGCCTGCTGCGCGCCGAGCCCGGCGCCGGCTTCGTGGCGCGCCGCTCGGGCGCGCCGCTGGTGCCGATCGCGATTACCGGGACCCAGAACGTTCTGGGCCGCCACTCGACGATCCTGCGGCGGGCGGATGTCGCCATGACATTCGGCGAACCCTTCCGGTTGCCCGAGCGGAATCGAGATGGGAGCCCGATGGACCATCAGCAGACCGCGGACTACCTGATGACAAAGATCGCGGAGCTGCTGCCGTTGGAATACCAGGGGGAGTACGCGAGCTCGTCCACCCCGCGAACCGCACAAGCATGA